CGCTTCGCAGATTCAAGTCGCGGGGAAAATTCAGGTGACGACAGTGGCGAAAGTCTTAGGGACAAGACCAGTGACGTTGCCAGTGCAACCGCCGAAACGGTTAAAGGCAAGGCGCGAAGCATGAAGGAGACGGTCGGCGAAGCGGGCGATCATGCCGCTCAAACGGCGTCCAAAGTTGCCGATAAAGTCAGCGAAACCACTCTAAAAGCCAGGAACGGGTTTGAAAAAACGATGGATGAAAACCCGCTGGTTTTGGGTGCATTGGCTTTGGCGGCAGGCGCTGCAATTGCCGGTGCGTTACCACGTACGCAGGGTGAAGACGCACTGTTGGGACATCATAGCGACCGCCTGAAAGATCAGGCTCAGTCTATGGCGCGCGAACAAGTGGAAAAGACCAAAGCCGTTGGTGAGAAGGTTGCTGCGGAAGCCCGGGTAGTGGCTGACGAGGCGCTGGAAAAACTCGATGAGTCGGCGCCGGAAGGGGAAACTCTCGCCAACAGGGCGGGGAACACGGCCCGAA
The sequence above is a segment of the Alphaproteobacteria bacterium genome. Coding sequences within it:
- a CDS encoding DUF3618 domain-containing protein, whose product is MSVSETDPGEKSSAQLEREVDQQRAHVSSTVDALQAKISVKGIANGIIDVISEHGGDISRNLGETVKRNPLPLLLTGIGLAWLIAGTNRQGNSRDFVSRDDTRPLSRVTPAMESRPTAYGAATGDTFGDGNSPRFADSSRGENSGDDSGESLRDKTSDVASATAETVKGKARSMKETVGEAGDHAAQTASKVADKVSETTLKARNGFEKTMDENPLVLGALALAAGAAIAGALPRTQGEDALLGHHSDRLKDQAQSMAREQVEKTKAVGEKVAAEARVVADEALEKLDESAPEGETLANRAGNTARNAAKRLEETAKEEAEKQDLGTSQT